The genomic region GGTGTTTTACCTTGTTGCAATGGATATCGGAACAGACAAGGCAGCACTGATATGGTATACCGCACTACAAAAGCTTTGGAGCACAGCGGTCTTTAACGATGCTGTTAAGATAACGGTAGAGGCTGCACGACTTCTTATTAAGGACGGGAAAGTACCGAAGGGTGCAACACAGACGGTACGGGCGGCGTTCAAGGCGGTAGGTCTCCCACTTTAGGAGAAGATGAGATAAAATTGTAAGTGACAGGGTATGCAATTTGAGGTACAACAATGCGCATAGATTTTGAGTGTTCCGGGGGATATGCCGGTCTACAGTTAGAGTATCATGTTGATACCGATGAACTCCCGCAGGAGCTTGCAGAAAAACTTTTGAGACTTGTGGAAAGAGCCTCTGTTTTTGATCTGCAACCGGAAGAAGTGGCTCCTGAATTACCAGATCTCCCTGACGTTCTTTCCTATAGTCTCACGCTTTACGAAGGTGACAGGAAGATATCTTTATCTCTTAATGATACTACGGCACCAGATGCTTTACGTCCTTTGCTCTCGTTTTTACATGAGCTTGCACTAAATCAGCGTCGGAAGAAATAACATGAAAGAGTAACAGGGTCTAACTAAGAACAGGCGCTCATTCAAGGGGTCACCAGGCCACATTGGTATGGAGGACACTTCGAAGTAACCCTTATCAGATTATGCATCTAAAATTCTTTCTCGAATTTTTCAGTGAATGAAAAAACAGAAAGATATCTCTAAAAAGATTCTTGAATATCTTCAAAGGAACCCAGATGCCGGGGATACACTTGAGGGAATTTCCAGGTGGTGGGTTCAGTCTGAATATGTAGAGCAATCAGTTGATAAGGTGGCTGCCGTACTGGAGAGATTAACCAGAAACGGGTTAGTCAAAAAGCAGGAGGTTAAAGGCAGCAGCCCCTTTTATAAATTTCACAAGCTTAGCAAAAAAGCCTGACTATTTATTTTCAGAAAGTATGCGAAAACAGGGTTTCATAGTTGTGTAAGGCAGGTAAAATCCTGGTTGGCGGATGCACGGTTTTCAAAAGTGGAAACCAACAAACAGTTAAGGTATTCTCAAGAACTTTGGAAGAGTGTGGGCCACGTGCAGAGGAAAGGGGCATGACATGAAACTTCTGCCATTGAATAAACTTGGTGCCAGAGAAACATCACCCGGTGTTATCGACTTCGGGATGTTTTTACCTTGGGTATCTGCAAACGACGGAAACCGGCTCTGGGTCAAAGTGATCCACGAAAAGGATCAGTTCCTGCAGGATATACAACCATCCGTGTTTGAACTCAACCATTCAATCGATCCTGACTACGGCGATTATTGGTCGGTGCAGATAGATATTAATCCTGTCTCCAGGCCCCATCCTGAATCAGCATGGGGGACGCCGGGCAGGTACGTC from Nitrospirota bacterium harbors:
- a CDS encoding M4 family metallopeptidase, with protein sequence VFYLVAMDIGTDKAALIWYTALQKLWSTAVFNDAVKITVEAARLLIKDGKVPKGATQTVRAAFKAVGLPL
- a CDS encoding protealysin inhibitor emfourin, translating into MRIDFECSGGYAGLQLEYHVDTDELPQELAEKLLRLVERASVFDLQPEEVAPELPDLPDVLSYSLTLYEGDRKISLSLNDTTAPDALRPLLSFLHELALNQRRKK